A window of the Lolium perenne isolate Kyuss_39 chromosome 7, Kyuss_2.0, whole genome shotgun sequence genome harbors these coding sequences:
- the LOC127311807 gene encoding ubiquitin-conjugating enzyme E2 22, which translates to MASMATNENLPPTVIRQLAKELKNLDDSPPEGIKVIVNDEDFTTIFADIEGPAGTPYENGIFRMKLILSRDFPHSPPKGFFTTKIFHPNIATSGEICVNTLKKDWNPSLGLRHVLLVVRCLLIEPFPESALNEQAGKLLLENYEDFARHARLYTSIHALRPKNKSKSSAALNKDQPHTILAPISTSTATKAFGLNSQDQNAAPSTVLGGASAAPKKDGPLSVKVPVDKKKMDARKKSLKRL; encoded by the exons ATGGCTTCCATG GCAACCAACGAGAACCTCCCACCAACTGTCATCAGGCAATTGGCTAAAGAACTGAAGAATCTTGATGACTCTCCTCCAGAAGGGATCAAAGTTATTGTTAATGACGAAGACTTCACCACTATTTTTGCTGATATTGAGGGCCCTG CTGGAACTCCATATGAGAATGGAATATTTCGGATGAAGCTTATATTATCTCGTGACTTCCCTCACTCTCCTCCAAAAG GATTCTTCACAACTAAAATTTTCCATCCAAACATAGCAACAAGTGGTGAGATATGTGTTAACACACTGAAGAAAGACTGGAATCCTAGCCTTGGATTAAGGCATGTTCTGCTG GTAGTGAGATGCCTCCTGATCGAGCCATTTCCTGAATCTGCCCTCAATGAACAGGCTGGGAAGTTGCTGCTTGAGAACTATGAGGACTTTGCACGCCATGCAAG GCTGTACACTAGCATCCATGCGCTCAGGCCCAAGAATAAGTCCAAGTCCAGCGCAGCTCTGAATAAAGATCAGCCTCACACTATCCTCGCACCCATATCTACCTCTACTGCTACAAAAGCATTTGGCCTGAACTCACAGGACCAGAATGCTGCTCCTTCTACTGTTCTTGGAGGAGCATCAGCAGCACCCAAGAAGGACGGGCCACTGAGCGTGAAAGTTCCGGTCGATAAGAAGAAGATGGACGCAAGGAAGAAGAGTCTGAAGAGATTATAG